The Engystomops pustulosus chromosome 3, aEngPut4.maternal, whole genome shotgun sequence region AGGAGACCCGATGTTGAAATTGGACTGGGTAATGGACAGGCCAGTTCAAAGCATCAAAGCCTGCTGACATACTCGAGCCACATTAGGTcttgcatatggtctcacaatgggTCTCAGGACCTAATATtgatacctaatggcagtcagggcaCCTCTGGTTAGCACATGAAGGTGCTAGCCAGACCAGTCATGTTGGAGGATGTTGCAGGAAGCAGAACGTTCTCCAGGACATCTCAagactgtcacatgtgctcagtgtgaacctgctctcaTCCATGAAGAGCAAAGGACGCCAATGTCCAATATTGGTGTTCTCTGGTGCATGCCAAACATCCTGCAGCTCTAGAGATGAGAGCAATGACCAAAAACAACAGCTAAAAAGGGATGAGAACAGAAAAATGGTccgtggtcaccacctacagaacccTCCGGATTGTCTTGCTAATTGCTGATCATTTCTACTTGTTGTCTGTTCGATTTGGGGTTTCGGATCGCTGCCGATCTGATATTGATGTCCTGTCCTCGCTTTTATCTGATGAATAAACAGATCCCAGACAACTCCTTCATTCCCCAAACACAGGTTCACGAGTCAGAGCCAAAGAGATCGTATAAAAAgacctttattattattatttcaggtgCAACAGTCTTAAGAAAAacttcaaataataaaaaaaaccagcAGTTTGAGCgataaaacggcccaaaaatattaaaaaacaaatcTAAAATTTGTAaccaaacatataaaaaaaaaacaattcagtaaaaaaaaaatctcataaaaTAACAGATCGTCCTGCGCTGAATGTAGTAAGGCAGAATTATATTGCCCGAGGGATCCTTCATAACACAGGCACTTAGTGTGAGGAGCGGGTTACATGGAAGACGTCGTGGTGGGAGAATACGCTACAAAAACATAACAAGCAACAAAAACAATGGACAAACCGACCTCAGGGCACAACGGGGCCACGTCACAGGAAGGACGGACGCTCCCGCTATTCCAGAGCGACCACGAGCCCGACCTGGAGGTCCTCCAGCATAGAACTAGACCCCGCACACTGGAGGTCCTCCAGCATAGAACTAGACCCCGCACACTGGAGGTCCTCCAGCATAGAACTAGACCCCGCACACTGGAGGTCCTCCAGCATAGAACTAGACCCCGCACACTGGAGGTCCTCCAGCATAGAACTAGACCCCGCACACTGGAGGTCCTCCAGCATAGAACTAGACCCCGCACACTGGTGGTCCTCCAGCATAGAACTAGACCTCGCACACACTGGAGGTCCTCCAGCATAGAACTAGACCCCGCACACTGGAGGTCCTCCAGCATAGAACTAGACCCCGCACACTGGAGGTCCTCCAGCATAGAACTAGACCCCGCACACTGGTGGTCCTCCAGCATAGAACTAGACCCCGCACACTGGTGGTCCTCCAGCATAGAACTAGACCCCGCACACTGGAGGTCCTCCAGCATAGAACTAGACCTCGCACACTGGAGGTCCTCCAGCATAGAACTAGACCCCGCACACTGGAGGTCCTCCAGCATAGGACTAGACCCCGCACACTGGAGGTCCTCCAGCATAGAACTAGACCCCGCACACTGGTGGTCCTCCAGCATAGAACTAGACCTCGCACACACTGGTGGTCCTCCAGCATAGAACTAGACCCCGCACACTGGTGGTCCTCCAGCATAGAACTAGACCCCGCACACTGGAGGTCCTCCAGCATAGAACTAGACCCCGCACACTGGAGGTCCTCCAGCATAGAACTAGACCTCGCACACACTGGAGGTCCTCCAGCATAGAACTAGACCCCGCACACTGGTGGTCCTCCAGCATAGAACTAGACCTCGCACACACTGGTGGTCCCTCAACAATAGGCTGGACCTTATTCCCTAGTGTCGACCTACACTTGTGGTCCATTATATGGGACTTGCGATTATCCACATTACACCAGACCCGATTCCCTATCACTGACCTGCACTGGTGGACCCTCGACGAGAACATGGCCTGTGATTAGTGTTGATCTTCATTGGTGGTCCTTAGGAATCGCACTAGACCCGATTCCCTAACATTGACCTGCACTGGGCGTCCCTCAACATAAAATGGGATTTTGTGGTCCCTCGACAATACAGAGGTACATTTCATACATTGGTGGTCCTTCATCATCAGACTGGACCATGTTCCTTAGCGCTGACCATCACTGTCGATATTACAATATACAGGTCCCGATTGCttagtgttttcatacattggtgGTCCTTCAGCTTCAGGCTGGACCAGGTTCCTCAGCGTTGACCTACACTGGTTGTCCCTAAACATTATTTAGTTCCTTGGCATTGACCTAAAATCCACCATGACTGGTGGCGAGACCAAAAAACTGGACTCTTAACCCTCGCCAGTGACCCGGGGCTGGTGGTCCCTCTTTGTATTGTTCCACAGTCCAGTCAGATGGTCCATAAGAATAGTACTAGATATGTGGACCCCAACTCTGACCTAAACCGAGGGTCTCTCAGGACAGAGTTGAACCCTAAGAAGCTCCATCCTGGATATTGGATTTAGAACCAAAATTGCATTTCCCCAATCTGGACAGAACCCGAGGACAGAACcggctgcacccccccccccttcatttaTTGTGGGCCGTGCCATGCGGGTGGAATAAGGCTTGGTCCATCGATTCATTGTAACGTGACAGACCTGCCATTGTGTTACACCACCCGGCGCGGCCCTTAGGCACTTAATCCCACAGCAGCTGCAGCCCAAAAAGCAGCAGGAAGACTCAAAATACTGATCACCAGCACCCCCTGGATGGACCTCCGATAAGCACAGGTTCTGTGGCACAAGGTCCAGGACCACATGGCTGGGAATATGGCGCCCGGTGCCCTGAGGTGGCTTTGACTCGTACCGAAACGTGAGGTTAAACATTAATTTGTGAATAAATATGGTCCTATGAGACGTAACATTAGTGACCGCCGTATGTACATACATGGAGGGTGATGAGCGGAGGACGGCGGCGGATGCATTGTGctttgttatggggggggggtcacccccCTCTGAGGTCCTTAATGTCCGCCCCAGCCAGCGGTGTGTACAATGTCTGGCCGGTGCTCGCCCTCCCTGAGGCAGATTGTGTGCTTGTCTCTGGTGACCGCCCTCCGGCTGCAGCCTCACATCTTACTCTCCGAGGTGGAGTCTCCCAGCGCGTTGGCGATGTCACTGAACGAGGGGCGATCTTTGGGGCTGGAGGCCCAGCAGCGCTGCATCAGCTTATAGTAACGGGAGGAGCAGTTCTCGGGAGCGGACAGCTTCAACGATCCGCCCTGCAAACCTGCAGCCGAGGAAAGACAACGGTGACCCATCGAGGAAAATCAACATCCTGACCCCAAGATCCCAGACAGAGGGTCACCTACCTGCAAGCACCTCATCGTCCGCCTTGTCTGCGTGAGGCATCTCTCCCAGGGTGAAGACCTCCCACATCAGGACCCCAAAGGACCAGACGTCAGATTTTGTGGAAAAGTCATCGTCCTGCACGGCCTCGGGAGGCATCCAGCGCAGCGGCACCCAGGCCTGACGCAGGTGGTAATATTCACTGTAAGACAAGCAGCGGGGAGCTTACACCTCATGGACACCATCACATGGGAGACCAGGACTGGACAATACAGAGACTATGGTCCGATCACCCGACCCTGGAGATACAGACGTCACACACCAAAACCCACCTGTTGTAGACGTCTTTGTTCAGCCCCAGGGCGGACACCTTCACCACCCGCTGGGCGCTCACCAGACAGTTACGAGCTGCCAGGTCTTTATGCACAAAGCGATGGTTGGAGAGATGCTCCATTCCCAGAGCCACCTGcgagcacagcgccacctggaggacaaGATATAAGTGACAGCGTGTGGACACAGGGGGTAGATAATCctacaatgtggggggcagtcCATGCAGGAGGGGTCACTTACTTACAAGAACTGGTTAAGGATTTATATAATATTGAAGAAACCTACATTCACCTCCCGCCAGGCCCCAACCGTCTCTGATCCGTGGTGCCGACCTCGCATTCATGTGACAACTTAGCCAATCCCTGGTCTCAGAGGTCACATGCTTAAAGCACCGGTGACAGAGAGTATAAGGAAACACCCCGATACAAGCCTCCAGCGGACTCACCTTCTGCTTGGTGCTGAGAGGCTTCATCTTCTCATCTTTGTTCTTGGAGATTCTCAGGTACTGCTTCAGGTCTCCCTAAATAAAAACATAGCAGACGTGAGACCCTGACATCAGGACTACGACGTGCCTCGACGCCCCTTCATCCATCACTCACCAGGTCCACGTATTCCAGGATCATGTAGTGCGGTTCAGCCTCGCGGCACTGACCGAGGAGCCGCACCACGTTGTTGTGGTTGAGTTTGGAGAACATGTCCAGTTCCCTCCTGAAGTCCATCTGTAGCTGCTCGTCGCGCGTCTGCAAGGACTTGACCACCACCACCGCATCCTTAGAGCCCGAGTCAATGCCCTGAGCCTTTGCTAAGAAAACCTCCCCAAATTCACCACGTCCTACAGGGGACAGATACACGGTCAATGATCTGCTGACCACACGTGGTAGGGAATGGTCCCTCCTAACTACAGGTAGGTCCTGCACTTACCCAGCGTGGTGATAGGATGCAGGCTGCTGCGGGGAAAGTTGATCTTGTCTCCAGAGCTCATCCTCTTGTTCCCCAGGGTGGTGAGAGGAACCTCCTCCGGGATCTCCGCCGCCATCTGCCCGTTCTGTACTGTCGCTCCACCTGAAGAGAGGAAAACCATCAGCCCCCCCTCGTCTAGTGCCACCCCCGCTCCGGAGCAGACCGTGACCTCACCGTTCAGACACTCCATCTCCGGCTCCTCGCCCTCGCTCTTGCCCAGTCTTTTTGCTTTCCGTCGCTTCTTACAGTAAAACATGAGCCCCAGAACGATGATGATGTAGGCCACGGCCGCTCCCACCGACAGCCCGATGGTCTGGATCATCTTGTACGGGGTGCTGGTGTCAGAGTCAGACTTCACATTGGGCTTATCTGGAACAAGAAGCTCACGTCAGGAGGAGTCAGGATCCGCTAGGACCACGAGTGTCTTATATAACGGATATGAACATCTGATCTGTGCGGACGCCATGTCGTGCTCTTCTCTCTCCTGGACTCACCTACGACATACAGGAAGGCGTCGCAGTGCTGGATGTTACACACGTTCCCGGCGATACACGTGTACTTCCCAGTGTCCTCGCCGGACACCTGATAGATCACCAGGGACCCATTGGGCATGACCTGGATCCTGAGGAAGGAAAGGGAAGAGTGAGAACACAGCGCAACGTATGGCCCCTGCTAGAGACCGCCCCACAGGCCACGCCCCCAGGCGCCACTAGAGACTGCCCCACAGGCCATGCCCCCAGGCGCCACTAAAGACTACCCCACAGGCCACGGCCCCACCAGAGACTGCCCCCACAGGCTACACCCCCAGGCACCACTAGAGACTGCCCCCACAGGCTACACCCCCAGGCGCCACTAGAGACTGCCCCACAGGCCACGCCCCCAGGTGCCACTAGAGACTGCCCCACAGGCCACGCCCCCAGGCGCCACTAGAGACTGCCCCCACAGGCCACGCCCCCAGGCGCCACTAGAGACTGCCCCCACAGGCCACTagaggtcaccaccacatattaCCACTTACCGTCGGGTAGACTTGGTGCTGCCCAGAATGCCTTCCCGTCCTTTCCACTGCACGTGAGGGGTGGGGTGCCCCTCGGCCTGGCAGTGCAGCGTCGCCGTGTGCCCCTGGTAGACCGTTGTGTTCTCGGGAAGAACATTGAAGCTGATGTGAAGCGGAGCTGAGGACACAGATGCATCACGTCACTGGACGgcccccagaccccacaatgaaTCACCCTATAACAGTTCCCCAGGACCCTCACCTGCCACAATGAGGCTCACAGTCGCTCGGATCTCCCCCTGTTGGCTGTTGGAAGCAAAGCAGGTGTAATTCCCGGCATCGCTGCGGCCGACTCGTCTGAAGTGCAGGTGCCCGGCCTCAGAGTCCACGTGAGAAGGAAGATCACTGCCATCTGCCAGGAGAGGAGGTACCAGAACCAGCGTCAGCACCAGCCAAACCCACTGCCAGATACACCACATGCATGCTGGGATACATGGCAGGGCTCCCGCTGTGGTGCATGCTGGGATACATGGCAGGGCTCCCGCTGTGGTGCATGCTGGGATGTGTAGCGTGCATGGCAGGGCTCCCGCTGTGGTGCATGCTGGGATGTGGAGTGTGCATGGCAGGGCTCCTGCTGTGGTGCATGCTGGGATACATGGCAGGGCTCCTGCTGTGGTGCATGCTgggatgtgtagtgtgtatggCAGGGCTCCCGCTGTGGTGCATGCTGGGATGTGTAGCGTGCATGGCAGGGCTCCCGCTGTGGTGCATGCTGGGATCTGGAGTGTGCATGGCAGGGCTCCTGCTGTGGTGCATGCTGGGATACATGGCAGGGCTCCTGCTGTGGTGCATGCTGGGATGTGTAGTGTGCATGGCAGGGCTCCTGCTGTGGTGCATGCAGGGATGTGTAGTGTGCATGGCAGGGCTCCCGCTGTGGTGCATGCTGGGATGTGTAGTGTGCATGGCAGGGCTCCTGCTGTGGTGCATGCTGGGATGCGTAGTGTGCATGGCAGGGCTCCCGCTGTGGTGCATGCTGGGACATGCGGCTGTACTGACCTGCCTTCAGCCATCGTATAGCAGGTTTCTCGCGCCCGGTTGCGGAGCAGTGGACGGTGGCCTCCTTGTCCAGCTCCACGCACTGCTGGgactgggggggaggggtgaaCTTTAAATTCTCTGTAATAAATCACAAGACGCCATAAGGACCCCATTGGCCATGATGCTGAAGAGATCGCGTAGATAGACTAGAGTCCAGCTCACCCTGCACCAGGACCCGCGCCTGGGCCTCGATTCTTCCCGCCGCGGTGCTGCTCACACAGGTGTAGATGGTCCCGTCATAAACCTCCACATTCACAATCTTTAGGGTCCCGTTCTGGAAGACCTCGAAACGCAAGTCCTGTATGGAGGCGGCAATGACAGCCATTACTGATGGGTCCAAGGGCAAAAACCTATCAGTGCCTGGGGGCCGGACACTCACGTCAGCAGAGATGGGGTTTCCATTGCGGTACCAGGAGATGCTGGGCTCTAAGGACGCGCGGGTCTGACAGTGAAGGAATCCCGGCCTTCCTTCATCCATGCCGGTGTCCTGAGGCTTCTCCACCCACTCCGGAGCCGCTAGAAGATAGGAATGGGAGGATGAGAGGGGGAGAGGACGGGAGGACAGGATAGGCAGAGGGTCACATGACCTACTTGCCACGGTGACCTTCAGGTCCTGCTTGCGCTGCCCTGCGGTGTTGGTGGCCAGGCAGCTGTACGTCCCGGCATCCTTCTCCATGATGGGGCTGAAGACCAGATCGTCCCCGTCCTGGTGCACCCGGCCCTCCTCTGGAATTCGCTTCCCATTTCGCGTCCACCATACCGCCGGTGGGGGCTGGCCCCTGGGACGCACACATGTAATGCGCTGTAGGGTGTCCGCAATGAGGACCCTCGGGGCGAGCGGGCGCATCTCATCGATCTCTGTAGGAAATATCAGAGGTAAGAGCAGAACAGAGACCAGGACCCCCGGCCACCAGCCTCATACTTAGGTCTTACCCGCCAGGTTCAGCCTCGCCTGGAGGACCACCTGCTTCCCCCGCAGTCCGGTGCCCACACAGCGATACGTGCCGTTATTCCGGAGCCTCGCGGAGGTGATCAGCAGAGAACCGTTCTGGAAAACCGTGATCCTGGAGGACAAAGGCAAGAACCCCGTGAGTATAATGGGAGGACAAGAGTCCCAGGACCTTCTACAGCACCTCCAGGGGCCTTCACCAGCCCTTACAAAAGCCCCTACCCCCACTCACCTGGACTTGTTGGTCAATAGGGTGTCCTTGAAGAACCACTCAAGAGTTGGGGGAGGGACAGCAGTAAAACGGCAGTGGAACATGACATCCTCGTTCTCCGTCACAACCTGATCCTCGGGAACCACCTCAGCCTGCGGGAAACTCTCATCTACAAGAGGGAGGCAGAAACCAGAGGACAACAGCTGAGTCCAGGTGCACTGCAGGACCTGCTTACTACACACAGGACCTACACACGCAACACTATGCAGGACCTGCACGCTACACACTGGACACGGCGCAGGACCTGCACGCTACACACTGGACACGGCGCAGGACCTGCACGCTACACACTGGACACGGCGCAGGACCTGCACGCTACACACTGGACACGGCACAGGACCTGCACGCTACACACTGGACACGGCACAGGACCTGCACAATTATTATGGTTTATTTATGTGCTGGCCCTGGTTACTGCTCAGGCACTACAGGACCTGCACTCCGCACTCACCACGGGACCTGCACATATTCGTACCCGCGGTATACCGCGGTTCTTACCGATGATGTTGAGAGTAAAGTTGCGGCTGCTGCAGACGTCTCCGGCCGCATTGTGCGCACAGCAGTAATATTCGCCGTTGTCATCCGGTCCCGCGCTGCGTACGGTCAGTGTGCGCTCCTTGTTGTTGATGGAGTAGACGCGCCCGTTGTCTGCCAGGGACGTCCCATCTCTGAACCACTGACAGATCGGCCTGAATATAAGGAAAAGTGGACGATGGTAAAACGTGGGACACACAGAAGCGATCCAACACTCAGGTGAAGCAGGCGGACATCCTACCTGGGGTGTCCATCGATGTGACAGCGCAGGATGACCGGGGACTGGCTCTGGATGTCACTGACGCTGCCCGGACTGTGCAGGGACACTGGACCGTTTTCTATCCCTGCAAGGTAAACACATGAGCGATTGTCTCCACCCAAGACCCCACCGCTGCCCGACTGACAAGAGTCGCTTCACCCAAGACCCCACCGCTTCCCGTATGACCACCGTCGCTTCA contains the following coding sequences:
- the PTK7 gene encoding inactive tyrosine-protein kinase 7, which gives rise to MSPSAALCLLLSAVSTSGAIVFTKQPSSQDALHGRSAFLRCEVEDPARVEFQWLQNGLPVKDTERRFQEGGSLTITAVDRRLDAGNFQCVARDPTSGEEERSVNASFNIKWIENGPVSLHSPGSVSDIQSQSPVILRCHIDGHPRPICQWFRDGTSLADNGRVYSINNKERTLTVRSAGPDDNGEYYCCAHNAAGDVCSSRNFTLNIIDESFPQAEVVPEDQVVTENEDVMFHCRFTAVPPPTLEWFFKDTLLTNKSRITVFQNGSLLITSARLRNNGTYRCVGTGLRGKQVVLQARLNLAEIDEMRPLAPRVLIADTLQRITCVRPRGQPPPAVWWTRNGKRIPEEGRVHQDGDDLVFSPIMEKDAGTYSCLATNTAGQRKQDLKVTVATAPEWVEKPQDTGMDEGRPGFLHCQTRASLEPSISWYRNGNPISADDLRFEVFQNGTLKIVNVEVYDGTIYTCVSSTAAGRIEAQARVLVQENLKFTPPPQSQQCVELDKEATVHCSATGREKPAIRWLKADGSDLPSHVDSEAGHLHFRRVGRSDAGNYTCFASNSQQGEIRATVSLIVAAPLHISFNVLPENTTVYQGHTATLHCQAEGHPTPHVQWKGREGILGSTKSTRRIQVMPNGSLVIYQVSGEDTGKYTCIAGNVCNIQHCDAFLYVVDKPNVKSDSDTSTPYKMIQTIGLSVGAAVAYIIIVLGLMFYCKKRRKAKRLGKSEGEEPEMECLNGGATVQNGQMAAEIPEEVPLTTLGNKRMSSGDKINFPRSSLHPITTLGRGEFGEVFLAKAQGIDSGSKDAVVVVKSLQTRDEQLQMDFRRELDMFSKLNHNNVVRLLGQCREAEPHYMILEYVDLGDLKQYLRISKNKDEKMKPLSTKQKVALCSQVALGMEHLSNHRFVHKDLAARNCLVSAQRVVKVSALGLNKDVYNSEYYHLRQAWVPLRWMPPEAVQDDDFSTKSDVWSFGVLMWEVFTLGEMPHADKADDEVLAGLQGGSLKLSAPENCSSRYYKLMQRCWASSPKDRPSFSDIANALGDSTSESKM